Proteins from a genomic interval of Diaphorobacter sp. HDW4A:
- a CDS encoding OmpW family protein translates to MKTFFKASAALVVLAACAAAQAQVAGTFSARVGVTRIMPDETSGNLSEPSFPGTKISVGNATQLSGGVNYMLTDNIALDMPLALPFKHKFYGDGAIAGTGQLGQVKVLPATLFVQYRFLEANAAFRPYVGLGVTYARFFKNRTTATLSGLTGGTPSNPTTAKMDNKFALTPQIGFVYNINERWFVNASYYKSFLKTKAHLSTGQSISIKLNPDVVAFDIGYKF, encoded by the coding sequence ATGAAAACCTTCTTCAAGGCCAGTGCTGCACTGGTCGTACTGGCGGCCTGTGCCGCTGCACAGGCACAGGTGGCTGGCACGTTCAGCGCCCGCGTCGGCGTCACACGCATCATGCCGGACGAGACCAGCGGCAATCTTTCGGAGCCCAGCTTTCCCGGGACCAAGATCTCAGTAGGCAATGCGACCCAACTGTCGGGTGGCGTGAACTACATGCTCACCGACAATATTGCGCTGGACATGCCTTTGGCGCTGCCGTTCAAGCACAAGTTCTACGGTGATGGCGCGATTGCAGGTACCGGTCAGCTTGGACAAGTCAAGGTGTTGCCTGCGACGCTGTTTGTGCAGTATCGCTTTCTGGAAGCCAATGCGGCGTTCCGTCCGTATGTGGGTCTGGGTGTGACTTATGCACGATTCTTCAAGAACCGCACGACGGCCACGCTGTCGGGCCTGACCGGTGGCACGCCGAGCAACCCGACCACGGCCAAGATGGACAACAAGTTCGCACTGACCCCGCAGATCGGCTTTGTCTACAACATCAACGAGCGCTGGTTCGTGAACGCGTCGTACTACAAGTCTTTCCTGAAGACCAAGGCGCACCTGTCCACGGGCCAGAGCATCTCGATAAAGCTCAACCCCGATGTCGTGGCATTCGACATCGGCTACAAGTTCTGA